A region of Pyxidicoccus parkwaysis DNA encodes the following proteins:
- a CDS encoding DNA cytosine methyltransferase, whose amino-acid sequence MNSIELFTGAGGLALGTHQAGFRHRGLVEWDEDACDTLRKNASAKAVPGIEHWRIHHTDVRLLPFDMFGNGDIDLVAGGAPCQPFSLGGKHRAQDDSRNMFPEFARAVRELQPRAFILENVKGLLRTSFSDYFEYIKLQLTYPTVTKKHAEDWTEHRARLEKVHTRGRFPGVHYNVVSQLLNAANYGVPQLRERVFIVGFRADTGLEWSFPEPTHSEDALLWDKYITGAYWKRHGLRQRSSEKGVALSGVRMRDLEDGEPIKTKPWVTIRDAIADMPTPRADRESKEFSNHRLMPGAKVYPGHTGSPIDMPSKTLKAGVHGVPGGENMIAFEDGSVRYLTVREAARVQSFPDAWHFEGAWSEVMRQLGNAVPVGLAEVVAKSVAAKLEGAGAAPAHSETSFTRDD is encoded by the coding sequence CGCGAGCGCGAAGGCGGTTCCCGGCATCGAGCACTGGCGGATTCATCACACGGATGTGCGGCTCCTGCCTTTCGACATGTTCGGCAACGGGGACATCGACCTCGTGGCCGGCGGAGCGCCGTGTCAGCCCTTCAGTCTGGGCGGCAAGCACCGCGCGCAGGATGACTCCCGCAACATGTTCCCGGAGTTCGCACGCGCCGTGCGAGAGCTCCAGCCGCGAGCCTTCATCCTGGAGAACGTGAAGGGGCTCCTGCGCACGAGCTTTAGCGACTACTTCGAGTACATCAAGCTCCAGCTCACGTATCCGACGGTCACGAAGAAGCACGCCGAGGACTGGACCGAGCATCGCGCGCGCCTGGAGAAGGTGCACACGCGCGGTCGCTTTCCGGGCGTCCACTACAACGTGGTCTCGCAGCTTCTGAACGCCGCCAACTATGGCGTGCCGCAGTTGCGCGAGCGCGTCTTCATCGTGGGCTTCCGTGCGGACACGGGACTCGAGTGGAGCTTCCCCGAGCCCACTCACAGCGAGGACGCTCTGCTGTGGGACAAGTACATCACGGGGGCGTACTGGAAGCGGCACGGTCTGCGCCAACGTTCCTCGGAAAAGGGAGTCGCGCTGAGCGGCGTGCGAATGCGTGACCTCGAGGACGGCGAGCCCATCAAGACGAAGCCCTGGGTGACCATCCGTGACGCCATCGCGGACATGCCGACGCCCCGGGCAGACCGCGAATCGAAGGAGTTCAGCAACCACCGGCTCATGCCCGGAGCGAAGGTGTACCCGGGTCACACGGGTAGTCCCATCGACATGCCATCGAAGACGCTCAAGGCGGGTGTCCATGGGGTGCCTGGTGGCGAGAACATGATTGCCTTCGAGGACGGCTCCGTGCGGTACCTCACCGTACGCGAGGCGGCACGCGTCCAGTCATTCCCGGACGCGTGGCACTTTGAAGGCGCCTGGTCCGAGGTGATGCGGCAGTTGGGGAATGCGGTTCCCGTGGGGCTCGCGGAAGTCGTGGCCAAGAGCGTTGCGGCAAAGCTCGAAGGGGCCGGTGCCGCACCGGCTCATTCCGAGACGAGTTTTACCCGAGATGACTAA
- a CDS encoding Eco29kI family restriction endonuclease: protein MRRTETAKFATEFKLSITRALADQLDEKLASLTPHPLTDEALSSLKPEPGVYLLYHKGVRVYVGKAQQSLSARLHNHWNKLRGRKNIDINKMSFVCLYVDEDLDAAAPERLLIKKYRNPQNPTDVSWNTNGFGNKDPGRQRDKSKIAKNHFDAIYPINLAFNELRLGGGRTTVGRLLSELKQQLPYNLRFEKDDKDAIRDYDIKLEVEQERLTTEDAIALVIHTLPERWQATALPGYLILYPERTEYKSALRRWRRTGGKVDVKDLDPALAPEAEIRESTERDSNVIDEDAE, encoded by the coding sequence GTGCGCCGAACTGAAACCGCAAAATTCGCAACAGAATTCAAGCTCAGCATTACCAGGGCGCTAGCAGATCAGCTCGACGAGAAGCTGGCCTCACTGACTCCGCATCCCCTGACAGACGAAGCTCTCAGTAGTCTCAAGCCGGAGCCAGGCGTCTACCTACTGTACCACAAGGGCGTCCGAGTATACGTCGGCAAGGCACAACAGTCCCTGTCAGCACGGCTTCACAATCACTGGAACAAGCTCCGCGGCCGAAAGAATATCGACATCAACAAGATGTCCTTCGTATGTCTATACGTCGACGAGGACCTCGATGCAGCCGCACCCGAGCGACTACTCATCAAGAAGTATCGAAATCCCCAGAACCCCACTGATGTTTCATGGAATACGAACGGGTTTGGAAACAAGGACCCAGGGCGCCAGCGCGACAAGAGCAAGATCGCAAAGAATCATTTCGACGCGATATATCCCATCAATTTGGCTTTCAATGAACTGCGATTGGGCGGCGGACGCACGACCGTCGGAAGACTCCTGTCGGAGTTAAAGCAGCAACTCCCATACAATCTCCGGTTCGAAAAAGACGATAAGGATGCGATTCGCGACTACGACATTAAACTGGAGGTTGAACAAGAGCGACTCACAACAGAAGATGCCATCGCGTTAGTCATTCACACGTTGCCTGAGAGATGGCAGGCGACAGCATTGCCTGGGTATCTAATCCTCTATCCAGAACGGACCGAATACAAAAGCGCATTGCGCCGGTGGCGAAGAACAGGAGGGAAGGTCGACGTCAAAGACCTCGACCCTGCACTGGCTCCTGAGGCGGAGATTCGCGAATCAACCGAGCGCGATTCGAACGTAATTGATGAAGATGCAGAGTGA